From Rutidosis leptorrhynchoides isolate AG116_Rl617_1_P2 chromosome 3, CSIRO_AGI_Rlap_v1, whole genome shotgun sequence, a single genomic window includes:
- the LOC139899705 gene encoding uncharacterized protein — MRLPVRVELDKCGIDLDSIRCPICDNDAESVEHMILSCPKVMDVWVRIFRWYNLGNVNTLYSGLNDMFKGKVVPSDPNSPSKIWQAIEWVTGYLIWRYRNLKVFENKDWNAPTMVIEIQAKSFLWISSRTKKVKIEWNQWLLNPSVFDGHG, encoded by the coding sequence ATGAGGCTTCCAGTCCGTGTTGAATTGGATAAGTGCGGTATCGACCTTGACTCGATTCGTTGCCCCATTTGTGACAACGATGCTGAATCGGTAGAACATATGATCCTTTCATGTCCAAAAGTTATGGATGTTTGGGTTCGTATTTTCCGTTGGTACAATTTAGGTAATGTTAACACTCTTTATTCTGGATTGAATGATATGTTTAAAGGTAAAGTTGTGCCCTCGGACCCTAATTCCCCTTCAAAAATATGGCAAGCCATTGAGTGGGTCACAGGGTACTTGATTTGGAGATACCGTAACTTAAAAGTTTTCGAAAACAAAGATTGGAACGCCCCTACGATGGTTATCGAAATTCAAGCAAAAAGTTTCCTATGGATATCCTCACGAACTAAAAAGGTCAAGATCGAATGGAACCAATGGCTTCTCAATCCTAGTGTGTTTGATGGTCATGGCTAA